From one Lycium ferocissimum isolate CSIRO_LF1 chromosome 7, AGI_CSIRO_Lferr_CH_V1, whole genome shotgun sequence genomic stretch:
- the LOC132065265 gene encoding carotenoid 9,10(9',10')-cleavage dioxygenase 1-like isoform X2, which produces MAACIYACQVNCRSQKPIIIPKCKNLRASVSSTLKPFLTNLEHFPLIVDVPKVMKETAFKLLDTFVDLTFEFVDQPLSPSQSNFAPVDEIGEAVRVTAMEGKIPNDFPEGVYVRNGSNPLYGGFKSTKSIFGKSSHLWIEGEGMLHALYFTKEKGKGSKWNILYKNKYVQTDTFNMEKNRKKPGFLPNMEGDALAVLMASLLNVLRYGVLHKYQSNTNVFEHSKKYYSIAENHMPQEINIQTLETLGNWTVNGAWSQPFTAHPKKVLGTNELVIMGINPLIKPYLELGVISADGKQMVHKVDLKFNRCILCHEIGVTKRYNVILDFPLTIDISRLIRGEELIKYDKDEYARIGIMLRYGDANSIKWFEVEPCCVFHIINCFEDNDEVVVRACRSRRSILPRPKLTVDEPELSLDGLNETSSSKNNVQLSKELFSFFHVCEWRLNMKTGEVKMKTPTTTEDQFVMEFPIINEHFIGLKNKFGYLQLVDSEAFSNYFGGFAKFGGLAKLHFEEREVEISKDDKEEEDLIKVEYHIFPKNTFCTGATFVPKLEGVDEDDGWIVAFTHNENTNESQVYIIDAKKFEREPVAIVILPCRVPYGFHGAFMPLNL; this is translated from the exons ATGGCTGCTTGTATTTATGCATGTCAAGTTAATTGCCGTTCGCAAAAGCCTATTATTATACCCAAATGTAAGAACTTGAGAGCCTCAGTTTCGTCTACTTTGAAG ccatttttgacaaatttagaGCATTTTCCCTTGATAGTGGATGTTCCAAAAGTTATGAAGGAAACAGCTTTCAAATTATTGGATACTTTTGTAGATTTGACCTTTGAATTTGTTGACCAACCTTTGTCCCCATCTCAG AGTAATTTTGCCCCTGTTGATGAGATTGGAGAAGCTGTGAGAGTAACCGCAATGGAAGGGAAAATTCCAAATGATTTTCCAGAGGGTGTTTACGTAAGAAACG GATCAAACCCTCTTTATGGAGGATTTAAATCAACCAAGTCAATTTTTGGAAAATCAAGCCATCTGTGGATTGAAGGTGAAGGAATGCTTCATGCTCTGTACttcacaaaagaaaaaggaaaaggcaGCAAATGGAATATATTATACAAGAACAAATATGTTCAAACAGACACATTCAACATGGAAAAGAATAGGAAGAAACCAGGTTTTCTTCCTAATATGGAAGGGGATGCTCTTGCTGTTTTAATGGCTTCCCTTTTAAATGTG TTGAGATATGGTGTATTACACAAATATCAAAGCAACACGAATGTGTTTGAGCACTCAAAGAAGTATTACTCAATTGCTGAAAATCATATGCCTCAAGAGATAAACATACAAACCCTAGAAACTCTGGGAAACTGGACTGTCAATGGAGCTTGGAGTCAACCATTCACAGCCCATCCGAAG AAAGTTCTAGGCACCAACGAACTTGTTATAATGGGAATTAATCCACTAATAAAGCCTTATCTTGAGCTAGGAGTCATTTCAG CTGATGGAAAGCAAATGGTTCACAAGGTGGATCTCAAATTCAATAGGTGTATTCTTTGCCATGAAATAGGAGTTACAAAGAG GTACAATGTGATTTTGGATTTTCCACTAACTATAGACATAAGCAGACTTATAAGGGGAGAAGA ATTAATAAAATACGataaagatgaatatgcaagaATTGGAATAATGCTTCGTTATGGTGATGCTAATTCCATCAAATGGTTTGAAGTTGAACCATGTTGTGTATTTCACATAATAAattgttttgaagataatgatgag GTGGTGGTGAGGGCATGCAGATCTCGTCGATCGATTTTACCAAGACCGAAACTAACAGTAGACGAGCCTGAATTGAGTCTGGATGGGTTGAACGAGACGAGTTCCAGTAAAAATAACGTTCAATTGTCGAAAgagcttttttctttttttcacgTTTGTGAATGGAGATTAAACATGAAAACAGGAGAAGTGAAGATGAAAACTCCAACTACAACCGAAGATCAGTTTGTTATGGAATTTCCAATTATCAATGAGCACTTCATTGGTCTTAAAAACAAATTTGGTTATCTACAACTTGTTGATTCAGAAGCTTTCTCTAATTACTTTG GAGGATTTGCTAAATTTGGAGGGTTAGCCAAGCTTCATTTtgaagaaagagaagttgaaatttctaag GATGACAAAGAAGAAGAGGATTTGATTAAGGTTGAGTATCACATTTTCCCAAAGAACACTTTCTGTACTGGAGCTACCTTTGTTCCAAAACTTGAAGGTGTTGATGAGGATGATGGTTGGATAGTGGCATTCACACACAATGAAAATACAAATGAATCTCAA GTTTATATAATTGAtgcaaaaaaatttgaaagggAGCCTGTTGCCATCGTCATATTACCTTGTAGAGTGCCATATGGATTTCATGGAGCTTTTATGCCATTGAACTTATAG
- the LOC132065265 gene encoding carotenoid 9,10(9',10')-cleavage dioxygenase 1-like isoform X3 gives MAACIYACQVNCRSQKPIIIPKCKNLRASVSSTLKPFLTNLEHFPLIVDVPKVMKETAFKLLDTFVDLTFEFVDQPLSPSQSNFAPVDEIGEAVRVTAMEGKIPNDFPEGVYVRNGSNPLYGGFKSTKSIFGKSSHLWIEGEGMLHALYFTKEKGKGSKWNILYKNKYVQTDTFNMEKNRKKPGFLPNMEGDALAVLMASLLNVLRYGVLHKYQSNTNVFEHSKKYYSIAENHMPQEINIQTLETLGNWTVNGAWSQPFTAHPKKVLGTNELVIMGINPLIKPYLELGVISADGKQMVHKVDLKFNRCILCHEIGVTKRLIKYDKDEYARIGIMLRYGDANSIKWFEVEPCCVFHIINCFEDNDEVVVRACRSRRSILPRPKLTVDEPELSLDGLNETSSSKNNVQLSKELFSFFHVCEWRLNMKTGEVKMKTPTTTEDQFVMEFPIINEHFIGLKNKFGYLQLVDSEAFSNYFAKNSSGGFAKFGGLAKLHFEEREVEISKDDKEEEDLIKVEYHIFPKNTFCTGATFVPKLEGVDEDDGWIVAFTHNENTNESQVYIIDAKKFEREPVAIVILPCRVPYGFHGAFMPLNL, from the exons ATGGCTGCTTGTATTTATGCATGTCAAGTTAATTGCCGTTCGCAAAAGCCTATTATTATACCCAAATGTAAGAACTTGAGAGCCTCAGTTTCGTCTACTTTGAAG ccatttttgacaaatttagaGCATTTTCCCTTGATAGTGGATGTTCCAAAAGTTATGAAGGAAACAGCTTTCAAATTATTGGATACTTTTGTAGATTTGACCTTTGAATTTGTTGACCAACCTTTGTCCCCATCTCAG AGTAATTTTGCCCCTGTTGATGAGATTGGAGAAGCTGTGAGAGTAACCGCAATGGAAGGGAAAATTCCAAATGATTTTCCAGAGGGTGTTTACGTAAGAAACG GATCAAACCCTCTTTATGGAGGATTTAAATCAACCAAGTCAATTTTTGGAAAATCAAGCCATCTGTGGATTGAAGGTGAAGGAATGCTTCATGCTCTGTACttcacaaaagaaaaaggaaaaggcaGCAAATGGAATATATTATACAAGAACAAATATGTTCAAACAGACACATTCAACATGGAAAAGAATAGGAAGAAACCAGGTTTTCTTCCTAATATGGAAGGGGATGCTCTTGCTGTTTTAATGGCTTCCCTTTTAAATGTG TTGAGATATGGTGTATTACACAAATATCAAAGCAACACGAATGTGTTTGAGCACTCAAAGAAGTATTACTCAATTGCTGAAAATCATATGCCTCAAGAGATAAACATACAAACCCTAGAAACTCTGGGAAACTGGACTGTCAATGGAGCTTGGAGTCAACCATTCACAGCCCATCCGAAG AAAGTTCTAGGCACCAACGAACTTGTTATAATGGGAATTAATCCACTAATAAAGCCTTATCTTGAGCTAGGAGTCATTTCAG CTGATGGAAAGCAAATGGTTCACAAGGTGGATCTCAAATTCAATAGGTGTATTCTTTGCCATGAAATAGGAGTTACAAAGAG ATTAATAAAATACGataaagatgaatatgcaagaATTGGAATAATGCTTCGTTATGGTGATGCTAATTCCATCAAATGGTTTGAAGTTGAACCATGTTGTGTATTTCACATAATAAattgttttgaagataatgatgag GTGGTGGTGAGGGCATGCAGATCTCGTCGATCGATTTTACCAAGACCGAAACTAACAGTAGACGAGCCTGAATTGAGTCTGGATGGGTTGAACGAGACGAGTTCCAGTAAAAATAACGTTCAATTGTCGAAAgagcttttttctttttttcacgTTTGTGAATGGAGATTAAACATGAAAACAGGAGAAGTGAAGATGAAAACTCCAACTACAACCGAAGATCAGTTTGTTATGGAATTTCCAATTATCAATGAGCACTTCATTGGTCTTAAAAACAAATTTGGTTATCTACAACTTGTTGATTCAGAAGCTTTCTCTAATTACTTTG CAAAGAATTCGTCAGGAGGATTTGCTAAATTTGGAGGGTTAGCCAAGCTTCATTTtgaagaaagagaagttgaaatttctaag GATGACAAAGAAGAAGAGGATTTGATTAAGGTTGAGTATCACATTTTCCCAAAGAACACTTTCTGTACTGGAGCTACCTTTGTTCCAAAACTTGAAGGTGTTGATGAGGATGATGGTTGGATAGTGGCATTCACACACAATGAAAATACAAATGAATCTCAA GTTTATATAATTGAtgcaaaaaaatttgaaagggAGCCTGTTGCCATCGTCATATTACCTTGTAGAGTGCCATATGGATTTCATGGAGCTTTTATGCCATTGAACTTATAG
- the LOC132065265 gene encoding carotenoid 9,10(9',10')-cleavage dioxygenase 1-like isoform X1 — protein MAACIYACQVNCRSQKPIIIPKCKNLRASVSSTLKPFLTNLEHFPLIVDVPKVMKETAFKLLDTFVDLTFEFVDQPLSPSQSNFAPVDEIGEAVRVTAMEGKIPNDFPEGVYVRNGSNPLYGGFKSTKSIFGKSSHLWIEGEGMLHALYFTKEKGKGSKWNILYKNKYVQTDTFNMEKNRKKPGFLPNMEGDALAVLMASLLNVLRYGVLHKYQSNTNVFEHSKKYYSIAENHMPQEINIQTLETLGNWTVNGAWSQPFTAHPKKVLGTNELVIMGINPLIKPYLELGVISADGKQMVHKVDLKFNRCILCHEIGVTKRYNVILDFPLTIDISRLIRGEELIKYDKDEYARIGIMLRYGDANSIKWFEVEPCCVFHIINCFEDNDEVVVRACRSRRSILPRPKLTVDEPELSLDGLNETSSSKNNVQLSKELFSFFHVCEWRLNMKTGEVKMKTPTTTEDQFVMEFPIINEHFIGLKNKFGYLQLVDSEAFSNYFAKNSSGGFAKFGGLAKLHFEEREVEISKDDKEEEDLIKVEYHIFPKNTFCTGATFVPKLEGVDEDDGWIVAFTHNENTNESQVYIIDAKKFEREPVAIVILPCRVPYGFHGAFMPLNL, from the exons ATGGCTGCTTGTATTTATGCATGTCAAGTTAATTGCCGTTCGCAAAAGCCTATTATTATACCCAAATGTAAGAACTTGAGAGCCTCAGTTTCGTCTACTTTGAAG ccatttttgacaaatttagaGCATTTTCCCTTGATAGTGGATGTTCCAAAAGTTATGAAGGAAACAGCTTTCAAATTATTGGATACTTTTGTAGATTTGACCTTTGAATTTGTTGACCAACCTTTGTCCCCATCTCAG AGTAATTTTGCCCCTGTTGATGAGATTGGAGAAGCTGTGAGAGTAACCGCAATGGAAGGGAAAATTCCAAATGATTTTCCAGAGGGTGTTTACGTAAGAAACG GATCAAACCCTCTTTATGGAGGATTTAAATCAACCAAGTCAATTTTTGGAAAATCAAGCCATCTGTGGATTGAAGGTGAAGGAATGCTTCATGCTCTGTACttcacaaaagaaaaaggaaaaggcaGCAAATGGAATATATTATACAAGAACAAATATGTTCAAACAGACACATTCAACATGGAAAAGAATAGGAAGAAACCAGGTTTTCTTCCTAATATGGAAGGGGATGCTCTTGCTGTTTTAATGGCTTCCCTTTTAAATGTG TTGAGATATGGTGTATTACACAAATATCAAAGCAACACGAATGTGTTTGAGCACTCAAAGAAGTATTACTCAATTGCTGAAAATCATATGCCTCAAGAGATAAACATACAAACCCTAGAAACTCTGGGAAACTGGACTGTCAATGGAGCTTGGAGTCAACCATTCACAGCCCATCCGAAG AAAGTTCTAGGCACCAACGAACTTGTTATAATGGGAATTAATCCACTAATAAAGCCTTATCTTGAGCTAGGAGTCATTTCAG CTGATGGAAAGCAAATGGTTCACAAGGTGGATCTCAAATTCAATAGGTGTATTCTTTGCCATGAAATAGGAGTTACAAAGAG GTACAATGTGATTTTGGATTTTCCACTAACTATAGACATAAGCAGACTTATAAGGGGAGAAGA ATTAATAAAATACGataaagatgaatatgcaagaATTGGAATAATGCTTCGTTATGGTGATGCTAATTCCATCAAATGGTTTGAAGTTGAACCATGTTGTGTATTTCACATAATAAattgttttgaagataatgatgag GTGGTGGTGAGGGCATGCAGATCTCGTCGATCGATTTTACCAAGACCGAAACTAACAGTAGACGAGCCTGAATTGAGTCTGGATGGGTTGAACGAGACGAGTTCCAGTAAAAATAACGTTCAATTGTCGAAAgagcttttttctttttttcacgTTTGTGAATGGAGATTAAACATGAAAACAGGAGAAGTGAAGATGAAAACTCCAACTACAACCGAAGATCAGTTTGTTATGGAATTTCCAATTATCAATGAGCACTTCATTGGTCTTAAAAACAAATTTGGTTATCTACAACTTGTTGATTCAGAAGCTTTCTCTAATTACTTTG CAAAGAATTCGTCAGGAGGATTTGCTAAATTTGGAGGGTTAGCCAAGCTTCATTTtgaagaaagagaagttgaaatttctaag GATGACAAAGAAGAAGAGGATTTGATTAAGGTTGAGTATCACATTTTCCCAAAGAACACTTTCTGTACTGGAGCTACCTTTGTTCCAAAACTTGAAGGTGTTGATGAGGATGATGGTTGGATAGTGGCATTCACACACAATGAAAATACAAATGAATCTCAA GTTTATATAATTGAtgcaaaaaaatttgaaagggAGCCTGTTGCCATCGTCATATTACCTTGTAGAGTGCCATATGGATTTCATGGAGCTTTTATGCCATTGAACTTATAG